Genomic segment of Truepera radiovictrix DSM 17093:
CCGCTCTGGGGGCGAGCCGGACGGTGGTGGGGTTGTCGCTCAGCGTGGCGACCCTGTCGGAGCTGCCCTTTACGCTGCTGGGCGGCCTCCTGCTGAGGCGCTCTGCGGCGCCCGCGCTCCTCGTGGGGGCGCTCGCGCTCCTCGGGGTGCGCCTGCTGCTCTACCCCGTAGGGGGCGCGGTGCCGTGGGTGCTCACGGTGCAGCTCCTGCACGGGGCGACCTTTTCGGTCATCTGGATCGCCGGGGTGGCCTACGCCGACGCGCTCGCGCCGCCCAGGCTCAAGGTGACGGCGCAGGGGCTCTTTAGCGCCGTCATGATGGGCCTCGGGGGCGCAGCGGGGGGGCTCGTGGGCGGGGTGCTCTACGGCAGCGTGGGGCCGGCGGCGACCTTTACGCTCGTGGGTGCCGGGGCGCTCGCCCTCTCCGGTGTGCTCTTCTGGGTCGTGCAGCGCCAGGGGGTGGCGTCAGGGACGGTCCCGCGCGAGCGAGAGCGTCGCCAGGGCGAGCCCGCCGAGCAGGACGAGCGCCCCTAGCGCCGTCCCCGCGCCCGGCACCTCGCCGAAGGCGGCGTACCCGAGGAGGCTCGAGAGCACGGGGATGAGCAGCATGATGAGCGACACCACGGTCGGGGACACCCAGCGCATCGTCCAGGTGTAGATGGTGTGGCCGACGAGCTGCGGGACGAGCGCGATGAGCAGGATGTAGAGGTAGACGTCGCCGCCATGGCCGAGGTAGCCGACCCCCGCGAGGGGCGGAAAGGGCGCGAGCACGAGCGCCCCCGTGACGCAGCTCAGGGCGGCGAACTGCCCCGCCGAGAGGCCGCGCCGCTGCGCCTGCCGGCCGAGCAGAAAGTAGACCGAGACGGCCGCCGCCGAGGCTAAAGCGAGCGCGTTGCCCAGTAGCGGGTTCGCCCCCGCGCCGCCGTCTCCCTGGCTTAGACCGATGACCAGCGCGCCCCCTAGCGACACGAGCAGGGCGGCAAAGCGCAGCGGGCCTAGGCGCTCGCGCAGCCAGAGCCAGGACAGGAGCGCGATCCACACCGGGCTGCTGCTCGAAAGCGTCACCCCCGCCGCGATGGTGGTCTGCGAGAGCGCGGTGATAAAGCCCGCGAAGTGCAGCGCGAGCATGGCGCCGGCGAGGGCCGCGTAGCGCAGCGCCCCCCCTTGGGGCGGGGTCTTGCGGAGCGGCAGGAGCAGCGGGGAGAGCAAAAGGCCCGAGAGCGCGAGGCGGCCGGCGGCGATCAGCAGGCTCACGCCCGGAGCGGGGGCGCTGCTCGCCGCGAGGGCCAAACGGATGAGGATGGCTGCGGTCGACCCCGCCAGGATGCCGACCGCGAGGGTGAGGCCGATGCGCCACGGCGTGGGCGCGGTTAAGGGGGGCGCGAGGGTGGGGGAGCGAGACACCTCTAGACGCTACCAGTCAGCCCTATGCGGGGAGCCCTGCGGAGCTACGCGAGCCGGTAGGTCCGCCGCGCCAGCCCGTAGGTGAGCTCATGCGCCAGCTCCGCCGCCTCGCTTTCATCCAAAACGCCCCTCAGCGTCTCCCCGGCGAGCCAGTTGCAGACCGTGCGGCGCCACACGTCGTGGCGGGCGGGGATGGAGGCGAACGCGCGGGTGTCGTCGTTAAAGCCCGCTAGGTTGTACACCCCGGCGGTTTCCACCACGGCGTCCAAAAAGCGCTCGATCCCCTTGACCGAGTCGAAAAACCACCAGGGCGGCCCCAGGCGCAGGGCGGGGTAGTGCCCGGCCAAGGGCGCCAGTTCGCGGCTGTAGGTGCTCTCGTCGAGGGTAAAGACCACGAGGCGGAACGCGGGGTCGCTCCCGTGAGCGTTGAGTAGGGCGCGTAGGGAGCGCGTCCACTCGGTCTGCAGCGGGATGTCGGCGCCCCTGTCGGGGCCGAAGCGTGCAAACACGGCCCGGTTGTGGTTGCGCAGGCTGCCCACGTGGAGCTGCATCACGAGGCCGTCCTCGGCGCTCATGCGCGCCATCTCCAGGAGCATGTGGGCGGTGAAGCGCGCGGCGTCCTCGGCGCTGCTCTCCCCGGCGAGGGCGCGCTGGAAGATCGCGTCGGCCTCGCGGTCGCTTAAACGCTCGGTGTGCGGCGTTTCGGCGGCGTGGTCCGTGGCGGTGGCGCCCAGCGCCTTGAAGAAGGTGCGGCGGGCCTCGAGCGCCGCCACGAAGCGCCGGTAGTCGGTGACCTCGAGGCCGGAGACCTCGCCCAGTCTGTCCAGGTTCTCCCGCCACCCTTCGGCGTCTAGGTTCACCACGGCGTCCGGCCGGAAGGTCGGGCGGACGTTCGTCCACCCCTCCCTTTGCAGCGAGCGGTGCTCGGCGAGGGTGTCCGTGGCCGCGTCGGTGGTGCAGAGCACCTCGATGTGAAAGCGTTTAAAAAGGGCGCGTGGGCGGTACTCGGGCTCTGCAAGCTTCTCCGTAAGCTCGTCGTAGATGGCGTCGGCGGTGTCGGCATTGAGGGGCTTCGTGACGCCGAAAACGCGCACGAGCTCGTCTTTGAGCCAGAGCCCGGTCGGGGTGCCGCGAAAGAGGTAAAAGTGCGCGGCGAAGCGCCGCCAGATCTCGCGGTGGTCGGTCTCGACCGAGCTGCCATCACGGGTCGGCACGCCGAGCGACGCCAAGCTCACCCCTTGGCTGTAAAGCATGCGGGTGACGTAGTGGTCGGGGATGACGAAGAGCTCGGCGGGGGTGCCCAGCGTCGCGTCGGGGTCGGCCAGCAGGCGCGGGGGGACGTGGCCGTGGGGGCACACGAGCGGGAGCTCGGCGACGCCCTCGTAGAGGTGCCGGGCGAGCTCCCGCTGCCGGGGTTCGGCGGCAAAGAGGCGGTCGGGGTCGTGGGCCCAGGTGGACGGGTTGGTCGTCATCGGTCCTCCGGTTGGTTCTCGAGGTAGCGCACGACGGCCTCGACGAGCTCGGGCACGCTGCGCCGGACGTCCAGCACGAGGGCGTGGCGGGGCCTCTCCAGCGCCTCGAACTGGCTCTTTAGAAGCCCCGCTTTCATGTAGTGCCCAGTGCGCGCTTCAAGCCTCTCGCGGATCGTTTCGCGGTCGCCCTCCAAAAAGACGAAGCGCACCTCGGGGCGGCGCAGGAGGTCGCGGTAGCGCGCCCTTAGCGCCGAGCAAGCGAGCACGAGCGCCCCCCCCCGCGCACGGTGCGCGTCGATCAGCGCGGCGAGCGCGCGCAGCCAGGGTTCGCGGTCGGCGTCGGTGAGGGGCTCCCCGCGCGCCATCTTGGCGACGTTCTCCGGCGGGTGGACGTCGTCGGCGTCGATGAAGGCCCACCCCGTGCGCTCGGCGAGCGCGCGCCCCACGGTGGTCTTGCCCGCGCCGGAGACGCCCATGAGGATGACGATAGGGTGAGCGGGGTCGGGGGTCACGCGCTCGCCTGCCAGGGCCAGCGGACGCAGCCTTTGAGCTCGGGCAATACCACCAGGTCGGCGCGCCCCTTAAAGACCAAGGTGGTGAGCTCGCAAGCGGGCAATAGCGCCCTGGCCGCTAAAAGCGTCTGACCGGTCACGCTCACGTCGTCGACGAGCAGCACGCGCTTGCCCGCGACAGCGCCCCCGTCGAAGGGCGCTTTCAAGACGGGCGCGGGGTGCTGCGGGGTGTTGTCGGGCGCGCGGAAGTTGAGGTGGAGCGTGAGGAGCGGACAGCCGAGGCGGTAGGCCAGCAGAGCCGCCGGGACGAGCCCACCGGTGGCGACGCCGACGACGACGTCGGTGGGGGGGAGCTCGAGCCGCGCGAGGCGCGCGAGCAGCATAGGGAGCTCGA
This window contains:
- a CDS encoding gluconokinase — translated: MTPDPAHPIVILMGVSGAGKTTVGRALAERTGWAFIDADDVHPPENVAKMARGEPLTDADREPWLRALAALIDAHRARGGALVLACSALRARYRDLLRRPEVRFVFLEGDRETIRERLEARTGHYMKAGLLKSQFEALERPRHALVLDVRRSVPELVEAVVRYLENQPEDR
- a CDS encoding DMT family transporter; translation: MSRSPTLAPPLTAPTPWRIGLTLAVGILAGSTAAILIRLALAASSAPAPGVSLLIAAGRLALSGLLLSPLLLPLRKTPPQGGALRYAALAGAMLALHFAGFITALSQTTIAAGVTLSSSSPVWIALLSWLWLRERLGPLRFAALLVSLGGALVIGLSQGDGGAGANPLLGNALALASAAAVSVYFLLGRQAQRRGLSAGQFAALSCVTGALVLAPFPPLAGVGYLGHGGDVYLYILLIALVPQLVGHTIYTWTMRWVSPTVVSLIMLLIPVLSSLLGYAAFGEVPGAGTALGALVLLGGLALATLSLARDRP
- the uxaC gene encoding glucuronate isomerase, whose amino-acid sequence is MTTNPSTWAHDPDRLFAAEPRQRELARHLYEGVAELPLVCPHGHVPPRLLADPDATLGTPAELFVIPDHYVTRMLYSQGVSLASLGVPTRDGSSVETDHREIWRRFAAHFYLFRGTPTGLWLKDELVRVFGVTKPLNADTADAIYDELTEKLAEPEYRPRALFKRFHIEVLCTTDAATDTLAEHRSLQREGWTNVRPTFRPDAVVNLDAEGWRENLDRLGEVSGLEVTDYRRFVAALEARRTFFKALGATATDHAAETPHTERLSDREADAIFQRALAGESSAEDAARFTAHMLLEMARMSAEDGLVMQLHVGSLRNHNRAVFARFGPDRGADIPLQTEWTRSLRALLNAHGSDPAFRLVVFTLDESTYSRELAPLAGHYPALRLGPPWWFFDSVKGIERFLDAVVETAGVYNLAGFNDDTRAFASIPARHDVWRRTVCNWLAGETLRGVLDESEAAELAHELTYGLARRTYRLA
- a CDS encoding phosphoribosyltransferase; this encodes MGAAGTEKPQLELPMLLARLARLELPPTDVVVGVATGGLVPAALLAYRLGCPLLTLHLNFRAPDNTPQHPAPVLKAPFDGGAVAGKRVLLVDDVSVTGQTLLAARALLPACELTTLVFKGRADLVVLPELKGCVRWPWQASA